In Candidatus Kaelpia aquatica, the following are encoded in one genomic region:
- the lipA gene encoding lipoyl synthase codes for MLKRHPVWLNKKINFNKTTQMQALLKKFDLNTVCQSAACPNIGECFADSEVTFMILGKHCSRNCSFCNIDHLEPESVDYNESCRIAEAVGELRLKHVVITSVTRDDLPDGGAEVFTDTVRNIKERSPDVTVEVLIPDFNLNRESLKIVIDSKPDIIAHNLETVDRLYQEVRPQADYRRSLEVLDIVKKKDRDIFTKSGLMLGLGEKEEEILKAFDDLRAIACDFLSIGQYLAPTLKHYPISDYVEPKKFREYKEQAISRGFSYVMSAPYVRSSYRAGEYLKEMVKF; via the coding sequence ATGCTAAAGAGACATCCAGTTTGGTTAAATAAGAAAATTAACTTCAATAAGACAACGCAGATGCAGGCTCTGCTTAAAAAGTTCGATCTAAATACTGTATGTCAGTCTGCAGCCTGTCCTAATATAGGCGAGTGTTTTGCAGATAGTGAGGTAACATTTATGATCTTAGGTAAGCATTGCAGCAGGAACTGCAGCTTCTGCAATATAGATCACCTAGAGCCTGAGAGTGTTGATTATAATGAGTCTTGCAGAATAGCAGAGGCCGTTGGTGAACTTAGACTTAAGCATGTTGTCATAACATCCGTTACAAGAGATGACTTGCCTGATGGCGGGGCAGAGGTATTTACTGATACAGTGAGAAATATAAAAGAGAGGAGTCCAGATGTAACAGTCGAGGTGCTGATACCGGACTTCAATCTCAATAGAGAATCTTTAAAGATTGTTATAGATTCAAAGCCTGATATTATAGCCCATAATCTTGAGACTGTTGATAGATTATATCAGGAGGTGAGGCCTCAGGCAGACTATAGAAGGTCTTTAGAGGTGCTTGATATAGTAAAGAAAAAAGATAGAGATATATTTACAAAGTCTGGACTAATGCTGGGGTTGGGCGAAAAAGAAGAAGAGATCCTAAAAGCTTTCGATGATCTAAGAGCTATAGCTTGTGATTTCTTAAGCATCGGTCAGTACTTAGCGCCAACGCTTAAACATTATCCAATATCTGACTATGTTGAGCCTAAGAAATTTAGAGAGTACAAAGAGCAGGCTATTAGCAGAGGGTTCTCCTATGTTATGAGCGCCCCTTATGTACGAAGCTCTTACCGGGCCGGGGAGTATCTAAAAGAGATGGTTAAATTTTAG
- a CDS encoding lipoate--protein ligase family protein, with amino-acid sequence MAKRLKRFRLVLSGHSSPYYNMALDQALINSVSNLDSPPVFRVYGWKPYGVSFGFTQKIETILDIERCDTQGIPYVRRMTGGSVILHRDDISYSVISKREDLDIQGGVLESYKTINSFLIRFYKSLGLEVEYAKDRDSGIDLGVCSLFKERYDIICKGLKIGGNAQRRKGGVIFQHGSIPLNDSSSELLALLKESNENSKERAISLGKALNREIGFKEAQDILVRSFKDTFEVDFKESSLLDKELLNIEFLDKSKYSVKDWNLKRRDYAKETSSLVK; translated from the coding sequence ATGGCGAAAAGATTGAAGAGGTTTCGCCTTGTTCTCTCTGGGCACTCCAGCCCTTATTATAATATGGCGCTTGATCAGGCGCTTATAAATTCAGTATCTAATTTAGATAGCCCTCCTGTATTTAGAGTCTATGGCTGGAAGCCATATGGGGTCTCATTTGGTTTTACTCAGAAGATTGAGACTATTCTTGATATAGAGAGATGTGATACTCAAGGGATTCCTTATGTTCGCAGGATGACAGGAGGGAGTGTTATTTTACATAGAGATGATATTTCATATAGCGTTATATCAAAGAGAGAGGATCTAGATATTCAAGGCGGAGTATTAGAATCTTATAAGACTATAAACTCTTTTCTGATCCGATTCTATAAAAGCCTGGGCTTAGAAGTAGAGTATGCTAAAGATAGAGATAGCGGTATTGATTTAGGGGTCTGCTCTCTTTTCAAGGAGAGATATGATATAATATGTAAAGGTCTTAAGATAGGGGGCAATGCACAGAGAAGAAAAGGCGGAGTCATCTTTCAGCATGGCTCAATACCTTTGAATGATAGCAGCTCTGAATTGCTAGCACTTTTAAAAGAGAGCAATGAGAATAGTAAAGAGAGAGCTATCTCTTTAGGTAAGGCATTAAATAGAGAGATAGGTTTTAAAGAAGCTCAAGACATTTTAGTGAGATCTTTTAAAGATACTTTTGAGGTAGATTTCAAAGAGTCTAGCTTATTAGATAAAGAATTGTTAAATATTGAGTTTTTAGATAAGAGTAAGTATTCAGTCAAGGATTGGAATTTAAAGAGGAGAGACTATGCTAAAGAGACATCCAGTTTGGTTAAATAA
- the gcvPA gene encoding aminomethyl-transferring glycine dehydrogenase subunit GcvPA: MSFVPHSPVEVKSMLDSIGASSIDDLFSDIPKNLKPKSFNLPEGKSEFEVIEHFKKLSSKNATSLINFLGAGFYDHYIPAAVDEITSRSEFYTAYTPYQPECSQGWLQSMYEYQTVICQLTGMDLSNASLYDGGTALYEACMMAIRITGRNKIVMDSGVNMTYRAMLYTYTSNLNIEFVETSVVHGQSSREEIYKHLDDKTAAVIVQNPNFFGAIDDHSDIVKEAHSHGALLIQSVYPLSLGILKTPSEMDCDIVTGEGQSLGIPLSFGGPYLGFMATKSEYLRKMPGRIVGKTVDKKNRTGYVLTLQAREQHIRREKATSNICSNEALCALRAVVYLSLIGKTGFKELAELNYQKSEFAKSVIDKIPGVQVKRSSPTFNEFTVLLPKNADEVVNKMVAKGYACGFPLGRFYKGMDDYLLVAVTEKRSKEEIVKLAESLEAVLCD, from the coding sequence TTGAGTTTTGTTCCTCACTCTCCAGTTGAAGTAAAGAGCATGTTAGATAGCATCGGTGCTAGCTCTATCGATGATCTATTTAGCGATATACCTAAGAATTTAAAGCCTAAATCTTTTAATCTTCCAGAAGGTAAGTCAGAGTTTGAAGTGATAGAGCATTTTAAAAAACTATCCTCTAAGAACGCAACCTCTCTAATTAACTTTTTAGGGGCGGGATTCTATGACCATTATATCCCGGCTGCAGTGGATGAGATTACCTCGCGCAGTGAGTTCTATACCGCCTATACTCCTTATCAGCCGGAGTGTTCTCAAGGTTGGCTACAGTCTATGTATGAGTATCAGACTGTAATATGTCAGTTAACCGGAATGGATTTAAGCAATGCATCACTATATGATGGCGGCACAGCACTCTATGAGGCATGTATGATGGCGATACGGATAACCGGAAGGAACAAAATTGTTATGGATAGCGGTGTCAATATGACTTACCGCGCTATGCTTTATACTTATACCTCTAATTTAAATATTGAGTTTGTTGAGACCTCTGTCGTCCATGGTCAGAGTTCTCGGGAAGAGATTTATAAGCACTTAGATGATAAGACCGCTGCTGTTATAGTTCAGAACCCCAATTTCTTTGGTGCAATAGATGACCATTCAGATATTGTTAAAGAGGCCCACTCTCATGGTGCTTTACTAATTCAATCGGTCTACCCATTATCGCTTGGGATATTAAAAACACCTTCTGAGATGGACTGTGATATTGTAACCGGAGAGGGTCAGAGCTTAGGAATTCCATTATCATTTGGCGGTCCTTACCTTGGTTTTATGGCAACAAAGAGCGAGTACTTGCGTAAGATGCCGGGCAGGATTGTAGGTAAGACAGTTGATAAAAAAAATAGAACCGGCTATGTATTAACCCTTCAAGCCAGAGAGCAGCATATAAGGAGAGAGAAGGCGACGTCTAATATTTGTTCCAACGAGGCGCTCTGTGCTTTACGGGCGGTAGTATATCTCTCTTTGATAGGCAAAACTGGGTTTAAAGAGCTTGCAGAATTAAACTATCAAAAATCAGAGTTTGCAAAGTCAGTGATTGATAAGATTCCGGGGGTCCAAGTTAAAAGAAGCTCCCCCACCTTCAATGAGTTTACAGTGCTGTTGCCTAAGAATGCTGATGAGGTTGTGAATAAGATGGTTGCCAAAGGTTATGCCTGCGGTTTTCCTTTGGGAAGGTTTTATAAAGGTATGGATGATTACCTCTTGGTTGCTGTAACTGAGAAGAGAAGCAAGGAGGAGATCGTTAAATTAGCTGAGTCTTTGGAGGCTGTACTGTGCGACTGA
- a CDS encoding cation:proton antiporter has translation MLEQLGYIFSKISVAHLNVLLLLGLALFGGTVGGKLFERLKIPKVVGYIIIGVIIGRTGLKLVDIDVIQSLQPFSYFALGLIGFMVGGELKREIFQKYGKQLMYILLCEGIAPFILVTLFMGFACTIIFGNAQFAWALAILVGAIASATDPATTTNVLKEYRTRGPLSSTVLGIVALDDGLALILFVLASSVAGRLVGQESSSLLYSFIYPLYEIGGAIVLGITSGLILNKIIRHYSEAGRVLAFAIGMVLLVSGLALAANVDMLLATMTLGVVVVNSTPRKSREVFKLVEGFTPPIYVLFFVLVGARLDLRCLTLPIIILVTIYLFGTMGGKALGARLGAKISHATDSVRRYLPLALFPQAGVAIGLSILASNYFPGEIGNTLVIIITTTTFITQIVGPPLTRLALKRAGEVGLNITEEDIMLQSHADDIMDKNPPLIYESMSLVDILDVFSKSNNLYYPVVDKERRLKGIITIDNIKSSMTSTDLGPLVLAYDLMDTEVILVHPEMEMTEIKETIDMYNLDYLPVVNEEKYLLGFIERRGFDRFISTRIIELQKQTESLG, from the coding sequence ATGCTTGAACAGTTAGGCTATATATTTTCAAAAATATCAGTTGCCCATCTTAATGTGCTCTTGCTCTTAGGCCTAGCGCTGTTTGGCGGTACAGTCGGCGGAAAGTTGTTTGAGCGTCTTAAGATCCCCAAAGTTGTAGGCTATATTATAATCGGAGTTATTATAGGTAGGACTGGACTTAAATTAGTTGATATTGATGTAATTCAGTCTCTTCAGCCGTTCAGTTACTTTGCGCTTGGGTTAATAGGATTTATGGTTGGAGGAGAGCTAAAGCGTGAAATCTTTCAGAAGTACGGGAAGCAGCTTATGTATATTCTGCTCTGTGAGGGTATAGCGCCTTTTATTCTCGTCACTCTCTTTATGGGTTTTGCCTGTACAATTATATTCGGCAATGCTCAGTTTGCCTGGGCATTAGCTATATTGGTCGGGGCTATTGCATCAGCAACTGATCCTGCTACGACTACGAATGTTTTAAAAGAGTATCGAACCAGAGGGCCGTTAAGTTCAACAGTGCTTGGAATAGTTGCTTTAGATGACGGCCTTGCGCTTATACTCTTTGTCTTAGCCTCTTCTGTTGCAGGAAGATTAGTAGGTCAGGAGAGCTCCTCTCTTCTCTATTCTTTTATCTATCCCCTATATGAGATTGGCGGCGCTATAGTGCTTGGCATAACATCAGGGCTCATACTTAATAAGATTATCCGCCACTACTCTGAAGCTGGGAGAGTGCTGGCATTTGCAATAGGAATGGTTCTTCTAGTTAGCGGTCTAGCCCTTGCTGCTAATGTCGATATGCTTCTTGCAACAATGACACTTGGAGTCGTAGTGGTTAACTCTACACCCCGCAAGAGTAGAGAGGTCTTTAAGCTTGTAGAAGGGTTCACTCCTCCTATATACGTGCTCTTCTTTGTCTTGGTTGGAGCAAGGCTGGATCTAAGGTGTCTGACTCTGCCTATAATAATACTTGTAACTATATATCTATTTGGGACTATGGGAGGCAAGGCCTTAGGTGCTAGATTAGGAGCAAAGATATCGCATGCAACAGATAGTGTTAGAAGATATCTGCCTCTGGCATTATTTCCTCAGGCAGGAGTTGCAATAGGCTTATCTATTCTTGCGTCAAACTATTTTCCCGGTGAGATAGGCAATACGCTTGTTATAATAATAACAACAACAACATTTATAACTCAGATAGTCGGACCTCCTCTTACAAGGCTAGCTTTAAAGAGGGCAGGTGAAGTAGGATTAAATATAACAGAGGAAGATATCATGCTTCAGAGTCATGCTGATGATATCATGGACAAAAACCCTCCTCTTATATATGAGAGCATGAGTCTGGTGGATATTCTAGATGTATTTAGCAAGAGTAATAATCTCTACTATCCGGTAGTAGATAAAGAGAGAAGATTAAAGGGTATAATTACAATAGATAATATTAAAAGCAGTATGACAAGCACCGATTTAGGTCCACTTGTTTTAGCCTATGATCTTATGGATACCGAAGTCATACTCGTCCATCCTGAGATGGAGATGACAGAGATAAAAGAGACTATCGATATGTATAATCTGGACTATCTTCCGGTTGTAAATGAAGAGAAGTATCTACTTGGCTTTATTGAAAGAAGAGGATTTGACAGGTTTATATCTACTAGGATTATTGAACTTCAAAAACAGACTGAGTCTTTAGGTTGA
- the gcvT gene encoding glycine cleavage system aminomethyltransferase GcvT: MDLKNTPISNIHKELGAKMAPFGGFLMPIQYEGIIAEHNWTRSACSLFDVCHMGEFIIQGDYLRSGLDKIVTVNLREMAIQSCKYGFMLNSSGGVIDDLIVYRIEQEEWMIVVNAATVEKDEENIKKNLGWDSHFKNISSNIAKLDLQGPLSLDVLKNLSGETITKLCYYTFDDFTIEGEKYLISRTGYTGELGYEIYATASHAENLWEIFLGDKRVKPAGLGARDTLRLEMGYSLYGHELNEEITPLEASLMRFVEMDKDFIGRDALIKQQKRGPSKKLVALIATGRRSPREDYKVFLGDREIGYITSGSPSPSLGSGIALGYVSSEYSKTGLEVLIKSDNIQIEAKVVKKPIYTKGMLSEEVFHGSN; the protein is encoded by the coding sequence ATGGATTTAAAGAATACCCCCATTAGTAATATTCATAAAGAGTTAGGGGCGAAGATGGCTCCTTTTGGCGGATTCTTAATGCCTATTCAATACGAGGGTATAATAGCCGAACATAATTGGACCAGAAGCGCATGCTCACTCTTTGATGTCTGCCATATGGGTGAGTTTATAATTCAGGGTGACTATCTTAGGAGCGGGCTGGATAAGATAGTGACAGTCAATCTTAGAGAGATGGCCATTCAATCCTGTAAGTATGGTTTTATGTTAAATTCCAGCGGTGGAGTAATAGATGATTTAATAGTCTATAGAATTGAGCAGGAGGAGTGGATGATAGTTGTTAACGCTGCAACTGTTGAGAAGGATGAGGAGAATATAAAGAAGAATTTAGGCTGGGATTCTCATTTTAAAAATATATCTTCTAATATTGCAAAACTTGATCTTCAGGGACCTCTCTCTTTGGATGTTCTTAAGAATCTTTCAGGTGAAACCATAACAAAGCTCTGTTACTATACATTTGATGATTTTACGATAGAGGGTGAGAAGTACCTTATAAGCAGAACCGGTTATACCGGAGAGCTTGGCTATGAAATTTATGCAACAGCTTCTCATGCAGAGAATCTTTGGGAGATATTCTTAGGAGATAAGAGAGTTAAACCTGCCGGTCTTGGTGCCAGAGATACATTGAGGCTCGAGATGGGCTACTCTTTATATGGACATGAGTTAAATGAGGAGATAACACCTCTTGAAGCTTCTCTTATGAGGTTTGTTGAGATGGATAAAGATTTTATAGGCCGTGATGCGCTGATTAAACAGCAGAAGCGAGGGCCAAGCAAGAAGTTGGTGGCTTTAATTGCTACAGGGAGACGTTCGCCTAGAGAAGACTACAAAGTATTCTTAGGAGATAGAGAGATAGGCTATATAACCAGCGGTTCTCCCTCTCCATCTCTAGGTTCTGGAATAGCTCTTGGGTATGTCAGCTCTGAATATAGTAAGACAGGGTTAGAGGTTCTCATAAAGTCTGATAATATTCAGATAGAGGCTAAAGTGGTTAAGAAGCCAATCTATACTAAAGGTATGCTTAGTGAGGAGGTATTTCATGGATCCAATTGA
- a CDS encoding NADH-dependent [FeFe] hydrogenase, group A6, which produces MDNKKRPFSEKTSRAPVSQRSQSFEKIKKGSLGATIKAVIDDIELNVPMGTTILEAAKSINVNIPTLCQHDDLCLAGVCRVCVVEVEGQRTLQAACSYPITAPINVKTYSPKVRRGRRNIIQLLLRNHYGECYSCSKNNNCELQALAKEYGIRTYTFGHIEESRYEQDDSSYSVERDMDKCVLCRRCVRTCIDLQEVGVLEAVERGAETKIATYLNKPLDDVICINCGQCINRCPTGALKAKNSTEEVWTAIDDPTKHVIIQTAPSPRVAIGEEFGLAPGKSMTKQLNTALKRMGFDKVFDTNFTADLTIMEEGTELLLKLKDALVNKKKVALPQFTSCSPGWVKYVEHFYPDKLEHVSTAKSPQQMFGAIVKTWYAKREGIDPANIVSVSLMPCSAKKFECERPEMDDSGFKDVDFALTTRELAGMIKECGMDLPNLPKAEFDDPLGTGTGAALIFGSTGGVMEAAIRTVYEIVTGEEVPFNKLRITPVRGTEGIREAALPIKKAKSDWKFLEGATLKVMVGHGTANAKKIMDMLCRGELSDYHFIEIMACPGGCIGGGGQPIPTSPEIREARANAIYKEEEGLPYRKSHENPTVNMIYKEFLKEGPCGHLSHKLLHTKYTPRGKWIGKKKVAK; this is translated from the coding sequence AGATGATATAGAGCTAAATGTTCCGATGGGTACTACTATTTTGGAGGCGGCAAAGTCAATAAACGTAAATATTCCTACGCTCTGTCAGCATGATGATCTCTGTCTTGCCGGAGTATGCAGGGTCTGCGTTGTTGAAGTTGAGGGTCAGAGGACACTTCAGGCAGCCTGCTCTTACCCTATAACTGCACCTATAAATGTTAAGACTTACTCTCCGAAAGTACGCCGGGGCAGAAGAAATATTATCCAACTGCTGCTGCGCAACCATTATGGAGAGTGCTACTCTTGCTCTAAAAATAATAATTGTGAACTTCAAGCTTTAGCTAAAGAGTATGGGATTAGAACCTATACTTTTGGCCATATTGAGGAATCCAGATATGAGCAGGATGATTCAAGTTACTCTGTTGAGCGCGATATGGATAAATGTGTTTTATGCCGCAGGTGCGTAAGAACCTGTATAGATTTGCAAGAAGTTGGAGTGCTTGAAGCAGTAGAGAGGGGAGCTGAAACAAAGATAGCGACTTATCTTAATAAGCCTCTCGATGATGTTATATGTATTAATTGCGGACAGTGCATCAACAGATGTCCCACCGGAGCTTTAAAAGCAAAAAATTCAACTGAAGAGGTTTGGACTGCAATAGATGACCCAACTAAGCATGTTATTATTCAGACTGCTCCATCGCCGCGTGTTGCAATAGGCGAAGAGTTTGGCTTAGCACCTGGTAAGAGCATGACAAAACAGCTTAATACAGCGCTTAAGCGGATGGGATTTGATAAGGTATTTGACACCAACTTTACAGCTGACTTGACTATTATGGAGGAGGGCACAGAGCTGCTCTTAAAGCTTAAAGATGCATTGGTTAACAAGAAGAAAGTTGCTCTGCCTCAGTTTACATCCTGTTCTCCGGGCTGGGTCAAATATGTCGAACATTTCTATCCTGATAAGTTAGAACATGTCTCAACAGCTAAGAGTCCTCAGCAGATGTTCGGAGCCATTGTTAAGACTTGGTATGCCAAGAGAGAAGGGATAGATCCGGCTAATATTGTAAGCGTATCTTTGATGCCCTGCTCTGCAAAGAAATTTGAATGTGAGAGACCGGAGATGGATGATTCTGGGTTTAAAGATGTAGATTTTGCGCTTACTACTCGCGAACTTGCAGGTATGATAAAAGAGTGCGGCATGGATCTGCCCAACCTGCCTAAGGCTGAATTTGATGATCCGCTAGGTACAGGAACAGGTGCGGCTCTGATATTTGGTTCCACAGGCGGTGTTATGGAAGCTGCTATCAGGACTGTATATGAGATAGTTACAGGAGAAGAGGTTCCATTCAATAAACTGCGTATAACTCCCGTAAGAGGCACTGAAGGCATAAGAGAGGCAGCGCTTCCGATTAAAAAAGCAAAAAGTGATTGGAAGTTTTTAGAAGGTGCGACTTTAAAGGTTATGGTTGGTCACGGCACTGCCAATGCCAAGAAGATTATGGATATGCTCTGTCGGGGTGAGTTAAGCGATTATCACTTTATTGAGATTATGGCCTGTCCTGGTGGATGTATTGGAGGGGGAGGTCAGCCTATTCCAACAAGCCCTGAGATAAGAGAGGCTCGTGCAAATGCAATATATAAGGAAGAAGAAGGATTGCCTTATAGAAAGTCTCACGAGAACCCGACTGTAAATATGATATATAAAGAGTTTTTGAAGGAAGGTCCTTGCGGGCATTTAAGCCATAAGCTGCTCCATACTAAATATACCCCTCGGGGTAAGTGGATTGGTAAGAAAAAAGTTGCCAAGTAA
- the gcvPB gene encoding aminomethyl-transferring glycine dehydrogenase subunit GcvPB, translating to MRLIFKKSVEGRRGFKIPKQDTPLLHSFPKEYRREEDAGLPQVSELDVVRHYSNLSRINFSVDTNFYPLGSCTMKYNPKFTEKIARLPGFTELHPLIPQLLGGGLLAQGSLEVIYRTEELLSEITGMSAFTTQPMAGAHGELTGAMIMAAYHKFNGNRRKHVIVPDSSHGTNPASAAIAGYNVIVVPTDRQGCMDIDKFKEHLNKELAGVMLTCPNTLGLFNPKIKEIADLTHKVGALMYYDGANLNAVIGKARPGDLGFDIVHLNLHKSFATPHGGGGPGSGPVGVGEDLVKFLPIPRVAKRKDGSFALDYEHPESVGYIAPFYGNFSVLLKAYAYMVYLGKSGLIDVSEKAVLNANYIRVKLKDHFQIPYDRSCMHEFVLSIQNQVERGIRAIDIAKYLIDNGIHPPTVYFPLIVKEAMMIEPTETESKETLDNFIDLMIEAVRLSEEDPKRLHDAPENTPVGRLDETKAARDLDLRWRKD from the coding sequence GTGCGACTGATATTTAAAAAGAGCGTAGAAGGCAGGCGCGGTTTTAAGATACCTAAACAAGATACTCCCCTGCTCCATTCTTTTCCCAAGGAATATAGAAGAGAAGAAGATGCAGGACTGCCTCAGGTATCAGAGCTTGATGTTGTAAGGCACTATTCTAATCTGTCCAGAATTAACTTCTCTGTCGATACCAATTTCTATCCTTTAGGGTCTTGCACCATGAAGTATAATCCTAAATTTACAGAGAAGATAGCAAGACTCCCCGGTTTTACAGAGCTGCACCCTTTAATACCTCAGTTATTAGGCGGAGGGTTACTTGCTCAGGGTTCACTTGAAGTTATATATAGAACTGAAGAGCTGCTATCTGAGATAACAGGTATGAGCGCATTTACTACTCAGCCTATGGCAGGTGCTCACGGAGAGTTAACGGGTGCTATGATTATGGCTGCATACCATAAGTTTAATGGCAATAGACGTAAGCATGTAATAGTTCCTGACTCATCTCATGGTACAAATCCAGCCTCTGCTGCAATAGCAGGTTATAATGTTATTGTTGTTCCGACAGATAGACAGGGCTGCATGGATATAGATAAGTTTAAAGAACATTTAAATAAAGAGCTTGCAGGTGTAATGCTAACCTGCCCCAATACTCTTGGATTGTTTAATCCTAAAATAAAAGAGATTGCAGATCTAACTCATAAAGTTGGAGCCCTGATGTATTATGACGGTGCCAATCTCAATGCTGTTATTGGTAAGGCCAGACCCGGAGATCTCGGTTTTGATATTGTACATTTAAACCTCCATAAGTCGTTTGCTACTCCTCATGGCGGGGGTGGTCCTGGTTCAGGCCCTGTCGGTGTAGGAGAAGATCTGGTTAAGTTCTTGCCTATTCCAAGAGTTGCTAAGAGAAAAGATGGAAGCTTTGCTCTAGACTATGAGCACCCTGAGTCAGTCGGCTATATTGCTCCTTTCTACGGTAATTTCTCTGTCTTACTTAAAGCCTATGCTTACATGGTCTATCTCGGTAAATCCGGTTTGATAGATGTCTCAGAGAAAGCTGTTTTAAATGCAAATTATATCAGAGTAAAACTTAAAGACCATTTTCAGATTCCATACGATAGATCTTGTATGCATGAGTTTGTCTTATCTATTCAAAATCAGGTAGAGCGTGGAATCAGGGCGATAGATATTGCAAAATATTTGATAGATAATGGAATCCATCCTCCAACAGTATACTTTCCGCTGATTGTCAAAGAGGCGATGATGATTGAGCCTACCGAGACAGAGTCTAAGGAGACCTTAGATAACTTTATTGATCTCATGATAGAGGCGGTTAGATTAAGTGAGGAAGATCCTAAAAGACTTCATGATGCACCGGAGAATACTCCTGTTGGCAGGCTTGATGAGACAAAAGCAGCAAGGGATTTAGATTTAAGATGGCGAAAAGATTGA
- the gcvH gene encoding glycine cleavage system protein GcvH, translated as MDPIEGLLYTKEHEWVKIEGNRARIGITDYAQGLLGDITFIELPKMGDNLEQFKPFSSVDSVKAASDIFAPLSGEVIEVNEVLNSRPELLNSSSYGDGWVVAVEIKDESEKDNLMDVKAYKSYLEEVSD; from the coding sequence ATGGATCCAATTGAAGGTTTGCTTTATACAAAAGAACATGAGTGGGTAAAGATTGAAGGCAATAGAGCTAGAATAGGCATAACAGATTATGCTCAAGGATTACTTGGCGATATTACTTTTATTGAGCTCCCTAAAATGGGAGATAACCTAGAGCAGTTTAAGCCGTTCTCTTCCGTTGACTCTGTTAAGGCGGCAAGTGATATCTTTGCTCCTTTAAGCGGAGAGGTCATTGAAGTAAATGAGGTTTTAAACTCTCGGCCTGAGCTTCTGAACTCATCTTCTTATGGAGATGGCTGGGTCGTAGCCGTTGAGATTAAAGATGAAAGTGAGAAAGATAACCTTATGGATGTTAAAGCTTACAAGAGTTATTTAGAGGAGGTCTCCGATTGA
- a CDS encoding carboxymuconolactone decarboxylase family protein — protein sequence MQYDPKGTLNEFNRLMTDIKNTVPKEYQAFIQEKDQIISSGKLPEKEKRLLLLVSAVTAKCPVCIPRAVKHCLDAGYSKEEMLEACMVAVLVGGSSVMTYVTLVTKTIAELSE from the coding sequence ATGCAGTATGATCCTAAGGGAACTTTGAATGAGTTTAACCGTCTGATGACGGATATCAAAAATACAGTGCCTAAAGAATATCAGGCATTTATTCAGGAGAAAGATCAGATTATTTCATCGGGCAAGTTGCCGGAGAAAGAGAAGCGGCTGCTGCTTCTTGTCTCTGCTGTTACAGCAAAATGTCCGGTCTGTATTCCAAGGGCTGTGAAGCACTGCCTGGATGCAGGATACTCTAAAGAAGAGATGCTTGAAGCCTGCATGGTTGCTGTTCTGGTCGGCGGCTCAAGTGTTATGACTTATGTCACTTTGGTAACTAAAACGATAGCAGAACTTTCAGAATAG